A window from Kineosporia sp. NBRC 101731 encodes these proteins:
- a CDS encoding type II toxin-antitoxin system HipA family toxin has product MKSSQRLRVFLDGVPIGEARQTPQGALTFVYDEDYQADPHATPLSLSMPLREGRHANKAVLAYLDNLLPDSDAARQRWGQQYGANPRNPFSLLRHVGRDAAGAVQILPEVDAPDTTERTGDIEWLTDDDLATLVNELAAHGGAWDPGRFGGRWSLAGAQPKIALFQDPETSGWGIPRDSTPTTCIVKPALGAFKRHHINEALCQRTAQQAGLLAADVDLFELADVRAIISHRYDRGQDSNGRWHRVHQEDLCQALAVPPSLKYQNDGGPGVAAVGRLFQRLQIDDRTASVKRFFQGLALNVLIGGTDAHAKNYSLMLIGGHAQVSPLYDVASAACYPQYDRLKSAMKIGEHWTFLDVGNADWEKVAKQLGLPGEQAIAWVEELREELPEALERAAASLPADVRTEATTMAERIADHVAGSWRPDQRDTRTTSSRPWA; this is encoded by the coding sequence ATGAAGAGTTCCCAGCGCCTGCGTGTATTCCTCGACGGTGTACCCATCGGCGAGGCGCGGCAGACACCCCAGGGAGCCCTGACGTTCGTCTACGACGAGGACTACCAGGCAGACCCGCACGCGACGCCACTTTCGCTGTCCATGCCTCTGCGCGAAGGCAGACATGCAAACAAGGCCGTTCTCGCCTACCTGGACAATCTTCTCCCGGACTCAGATGCAGCCCGCCAACGATGGGGCCAGCAGTACGGAGCGAACCCCAGAAACCCCTTCTCGCTCTTGCGACACGTCGGTCGTGACGCCGCCGGCGCCGTGCAAATCCTGCCCGAGGTAGACGCACCCGACACCACCGAACGGACGGGCGACATCGAATGGCTCACCGATGACGATCTCGCCACGCTGGTGAATGAACTCGCCGCGCACGGCGGGGCGTGGGATCCCGGCCGGTTCGGCGGCCGGTGGAGCCTGGCGGGCGCGCAACCGAAAATTGCGCTGTTCCAAGACCCTGAGACCAGTGGATGGGGTATTCCCCGCGACTCGACTCCCACCACATGCATCGTCAAGCCCGCACTGGGCGCCTTCAAGCGTCACCACATCAATGAGGCTCTGTGTCAGCGAACTGCTCAACAGGCCGGGCTTCTCGCTGCCGATGTGGACCTGTTCGAGCTTGCCGACGTCCGTGCCATCATCTCGCACCGCTATGACCGCGGGCAGGACAGCAACGGCCGGTGGCATCGGGTCCACCAGGAGGATCTTTGCCAGGCCCTGGCCGTCCCGCCCAGCCTCAAGTACCAGAATGACGGCGGTCCCGGCGTAGCCGCCGTCGGCAGACTGTTCCAGCGACTCCAGATCGACGACCGGACCGCGTCGGTCAAGCGCTTCTTCCAGGGCCTCGCCCTCAATGTCCTCATCGGCGGTACTGACGCCCACGCCAAGAATTACTCGCTCATGCTTATCGGCGGCCACGCTCAGGTCAGCCCGCTCTACGATGTCGCCTCAGCAGCCTGCTACCCACAGTACGACCGTCTGAAGTCTGCGATGAAGATCGGCGAGCACTGGACGTTCCTGGACGTCGGCAACGCCGACTGGGAGAAAGTGGCCAAACAACTCGGCCTGCCTGGCGAACAGGCCATCGCGTGGGTCGAGGAATTACGCGAGGAACTACCGGAAGCCTTGGAACGGGCGGCTGCGTCGCTACCCGCCGACGTGCGAACCGAAGCAACCACGATGGCTGAACGCATCGCCGATCATGTCGCTGGGTCCTGGCGCCCCGACCAGAGGGACACCCGCACAACCTCGTCCCGCCCCTGGGCCTGA
- a CDS encoding ABC transporter permease, giving the protein MNRLTPRDVLALGAIGLRTRKARAALSALGIAIGIATMIVVTGIPASSQADLSRQLSAMGTNLLQASAVQDQEPPAQLPGSAMAMVERIGPVTGVSAVANTHTPLRRNDRVAPGANPDLTVLAARPGLLQTLGARISAGHWLTPTNARLPATVLGAKAATRLGVTIGTGAPAPLVMIGEQQFTVVGILQPVPLAPDLDYAALVGWEVALEALTFDGHPTVIYVRSHEPQLEGVRSVLATTIDPERPGDVVVSRPSDALAAKRATEASFSVLFLGLAAVALVVGGIGVANTMVISVLERRSEIGLRRALGATRGQIRAQFLTESVLLAGLGGLIGTGLGALATAGYAAWNGWPVVIPAAAAVSGVAGAVAVGVLAGVYPSVRASRLTPTEALASV; this is encoded by the coding sequence ATGAACCGGCTGACACCGCGCGACGTGCTCGCGCTGGGCGCGATCGGGCTGCGCACCCGCAAGGCCCGGGCCGCGCTCTCGGCGCTGGGTATCGCGATCGGGATCGCCACCATGATCGTCGTGACCGGTATCCCCGCCTCCAGCCAGGCCGACCTGTCCCGGCAGCTTTCCGCGATGGGCACGAATCTGCTGCAGGCCAGCGCCGTTCAGGACCAGGAACCACCGGCCCAGCTGCCGGGATCGGCCATGGCGATGGTGGAACGCATCGGCCCCGTCACCGGGGTCAGCGCGGTCGCGAACACCCATACACCGCTGCGCCGCAACGACCGGGTCGCGCCGGGAGCCAACCCGGACCTGACCGTGCTCGCAGCCCGGCCCGGACTGCTCCAGACCCTGGGGGCGCGGATCTCGGCCGGGCACTGGCTCACCCCGACCAACGCCCGCCTCCCAGCCACCGTCCTGGGCGCCAAGGCCGCGACCCGCCTGGGCGTCACGATCGGTACGGGCGCACCGGCCCCGCTGGTGATGATCGGGGAGCAGCAGTTCACCGTCGTCGGCATTCTCCAGCCGGTGCCGCTGGCGCCCGATCTCGACTACGCGGCCCTGGTCGGCTGGGAGGTCGCCCTCGAGGCCCTGACCTTCGACGGGCATCCGACCGTGATCTACGTGCGCAGCCACGAACCGCAACTGGAAGGCGTCCGTTCGGTGCTGGCGACCACGATCGATCCCGAACGACCGGGCGACGTCGTCGTCAGCCGTCCCTCGGACGCGCTCGCGGCCAAACGGGCCACCGAAGCGAGCTTCTCCGTGCTCTTCCTCGGCCTGGCCGCGGTTGCGCTGGTGGTCGGCGGGATCGGCGTGGCCAACACCATGGTGATCTCGGTGCTGGAGCGCCGCTCCGAGATCGGCCTGCGCCGGGCGCTGGGTGCCACCCGGGGTCAGATTCGCGCCCAGTTCCTCACCGAGTCGGTGTTGCTGGCCGGGTTGGGTGGCCTGATCGGCACCGGCCTGGGGGCTCTGGCCACGGCCGGGTACGCCGCCTGGAACGGCTGGCCGGTGGTGATCCCCGCCGCGGCGGCCGTGTCCGGAGTGGCCGGGGCGGTGGCCGTGGGCGTCCTGGCCGGTGTGTACCCGTCGGTGCGGGCATCCCGGCTGACCCCGACCGAGGCCCTGGCCTCGGTCTGA